In Rhizobiales bacterium NRL2, a genomic segment contains:
- a CDS encoding pantetheine-phosphate adenylyltransferase, translating into MNREIVGLYPGTFDPIHLGHFDIIRRAARLMDRLVIGVAINAGKGPLFTLEERVEMVEQEVAGFEGQVEVRPFEGLLMHFAEEVGARAIIRGLRAVSDFEYEMQMVGMNLRLNADIETVFLMASDSHQFIASKLIKEIGTLGGDVKPFLSPAVAKRLSNKIESR; encoded by the coding sequence ATGAACCGTGAAATCGTCGGGCTCTATCCCGGCACATTCGATCCGATACACCTCGGCCATTTCGACATCATCCGGCGCGCTGCGCGGCTGATGGACCGGCTGGTGATCGGCGTCGCCATCAACGCCGGCAAGGGGCCGCTCTTCACGCTGGAGGAGCGCGTCGAGATGGTGGAGCAGGAGGTCGCCGGTTTCGAGGGCCAGGTCGAGGTGCGGCCCTTCGAGGGGCTGCTGATGCATTTCGCCGAGGAGGTTGGCGCCCGCGCCATCATCCGCGGCCTGCGCGCCGTTTCGGACTTCGAGTACGAGATGCAGATGGTCGGCATGAACCTGCGGCTGAACGCCGACATCGAGACGGTCTTTCTGATGGCCTCCGACAGCCACCAGTTCATCGCCTCCAAGCTGATCAAGGAGATCGGCACGCTGGGCGGCGACGTGAAGCCGTTCCTCTCGCCCGCCGTGGCCAAACGGCTCTCGAACAAGATCGAAAGCCGCTAG